The Aureispira anguillae genome contains a region encoding:
- a CDS encoding HNH endonuclease signature motif containing protein: protein MRPIERGNIPRDDNDQIITVSNHRQWRKHLIDRIGKYCSYCEMALYDSPQVEHVIAQNIDSSRNLDWDNLVLACGPCNRTKSNTPCPPETHYLPDIHNTYLAFGHYLGNNTKTGEPAAYITTKSSSHSLMQIDKAINTINLCGLNKDTSSDVRTACDFRWKYRLEAITSALLWKQKWDDWGSHSHSQDFINLLCDAALGKGFFSIWFYIFEAEPSIKKSLIEAFPNTALDCFDSSNDYNPVARNAPDDI, encoded by the coding sequence ATGCGACCTATAGAAAGAGGAAACATCCCCAGAGATGATAATGATCAAATTATTACTGTTAGCAACCATCGTCAATGGAGAAAACATCTTATTGATAGAATTGGAAAGTATTGTTCTTACTGCGAAATGGCTCTCTATGACAGCCCCCAAGTAGAGCATGTTATAGCACAAAACATAGATTCCTCTCGCAATCTTGATTGGGACAATTTGGTTCTAGCTTGTGGTCCTTGTAACAGAACAAAAAGTAATACTCCTTGTCCTCCTGAAACGCATTATTTACCTGATATTCACAATACATATCTAGCTTTTGGGCATTATCTAGGCAACAATACAAAAACTGGTGAGCCTGCTGCTTATATAACTACAAAATCATCATCCCATTCCCTAATGCAAATCGATAAGGCTATTAATACTATTAATTTATGTGGTCTTAACAAAGATACTAGTTCAGATGTGAGAACAGCATGTGACTTTAGGTGGAAATATCGCCTTGAAGCGATTACTTCTGCCCTATTATGGAAACAAAAATGGGATGACTGGGGATCTCACAGTCATAGTCAAGATTTTATAAATCTATTATGTGATGCTGCTTTAGGAAAAGGCTTCTTTTCTATTTGGTTTTATATTTTTGAAGCAGAACCTAGTATTAAAAAATCTTTAATTGAAGCTTTCCCTAATACAGCATTAGATTGTTTTGATTCTAGTAATGACTACAACCCAGTGGCAAGAAATGCACCTGATGATATCTAA
- a CDS encoding TetR/AcrR family transcriptional regulator, with protein sequence MKKTSVKNRIIETASTLFYHNGYNQTGINQIIAEAGVSKSGMYQHFRSKEDIAVAYLIRRHSLWFGDLFDFIADQKSIKAKILAAFDYLDSWLSQVSFRGCGFQNIFIDLPKDQQKIKDQVLLHKNELRAWLHGLLNTEALYTTEEAIKLGDEILVLIEGAIILSQIQHNNWPIITAKNTCKKLLL encoded by the coding sequence ATGAAAAAAACAAGTGTAAAAAATAGAATTATAGAAACAGCCTCCACACTGTTCTATCACAATGGATACAATCAAACAGGAATCAACCAAATCATTGCAGAAGCTGGCGTTTCCAAGTCTGGTATGTACCAACACTTCCGATCAAAAGAAGATATTGCGGTTGCCTATTTGATTCGAAGACATAGCCTGTGGTTTGGCGACTTGTTTGATTTTATTGCTGACCAAAAATCCATAAAAGCCAAAATCCTAGCCGCTTTTGACTATTTAGATAGCTGGCTCAGTCAGGTTAGTTTTAGAGGCTGTGGCTTTCAAAATATTTTTATTGATTTGCCCAAAGACCAACAAAAAATCAAAGATCAAGTTTTATTACACAAAAACGAATTGCGTGCTTGGCTCCATGGTTTATTAAATACAGAAGCACTGTATACCACAGAGGAAGCTATTAAATTGGGTGATGAAATCTTAGTATTAATAGAGGGCGCCATCATCCTTTCTCAAATACAACATAATAATTGGCCCATTATTACAGCCAAAAATACGTGTAAAAAATTACTACTCTAA
- a CDS encoding nuclear transport factor 2 family protein, translating to MKNLIPPFTKETATAKVQAAEDAWNSKDPHKVSLAYTVDSQWRNRGQFFTGRTAIVEFLTDKWKKEQHYKLKKHLWSYTDNRISVRFEYEWQNPETGQWMRTHGNEHWEFDKAGKMQVRDMSANDIRIKESDRKFKSSSF from the coding sequence ATGAAAAATCTAATACCACCTTTTACCAAAGAAACAGCAACAGCAAAAGTTCAAGCAGCAGAAGATGCTTGGAACAGTAAAGACCCTCATAAGGTTTCTTTGGCTTACACCGTTGACTCTCAATGGAGAAATAGAGGGCAGTTTTTTACAGGTAGAACGGCCATTGTAGAATTTCTAACAGACAAATGGAAAAAAGAACAACATTACAAATTAAAAAAGCACCTATGGTCCTATACCGACAATAGAATTTCGGTTCGCTTTGAATATGAATGGCAAAACCCAGAAACAGGACAATGGATGCGTACCCATGGAAATGAACACTGGGAATTTGATAAGGCAGGGAAAATGCAGGTCAGAGACATGAGTGCCAATGACATTAGAATAAAGGAATCTGACAGAAAATTTAAATCATCATCTTTTTAA
- a CDS encoding alpha/beta fold hydrolase — protein sequence MTTSIQTQATLHQTIEVSGINLFYREAGNPDKPTLVLLHGYPTSSHMFRNLIDRLANQYHILAPDYPGFGRSEQPPIKDFDYSFEHMAIIIEDFLAKKAINQYSLYLMDYGAPIGFRIASKYPDRIESLIIQNGNAYEEGLADFWVPIKKYWADYTLANGKPLEAFHALDGLIWQYTHGVQDVSKISPDNWHLDLQHLSRPENNEIQLAMFYDYRTNVPLYPKWQQYFREHQPPTLIVWGKNDYIFPPEGAHPYKRDLEKAEIHLLDTGHFALEEKGHEIANYILTFLKKHKIS from the coding sequence ATGACAACATCTATCCAAACTCAAGCCACACTCCACCAAACAATTGAGGTAAGTGGCATCAATTTATTTTATAGAGAAGCAGGAAATCCCGATAAGCCAACTCTTGTATTGTTACACGGTTATCCTACCTCCTCCCATATGTTTCGCAATTTAATTGATCGGTTGGCCAACCAATATCATATCCTCGCTCCCGATTATCCTGGTTTTGGGAGAAGTGAACAACCTCCAATCAAAGATTTTGACTATAGCTTTGAGCATATGGCAATTATAATTGAAGATTTTTTAGCAAAAAAAGCGATAAACCAATACAGTTTATACCTAATGGATTATGGTGCTCCAATCGGGTTTAGAATTGCCTCAAAATATCCAGATCGAATTGAGTCTTTGATTATTCAAAATGGAAATGCCTATGAAGAAGGTTTAGCTGACTTTTGGGTTCCCATCAAAAAATATTGGGCTGATTATACCTTAGCCAATGGAAAACCCTTAGAAGCCTTCCATGCTCTAGACGGCTTAATATGGCAATACACACATGGCGTACAAGATGTTTCTAAAATTAGCCCAGACAACTGGCACCTAGATTTACAACACTTGAGCAGACCAGAGAATAATGAAATTCAGCTCGCCATGTTTTATGATTATAGAACCAATGTTCCATTATACCCCAAATGGCAGCAATATTTTAGAGAGCATCAACCCCCAACCTTGATTGTCTGGGGAAAAAATGATTATATATTTCCGCCTGAAGGAGCACATCCCTATAAAAGAGACTTAGAAAAGGCTGAAATTCACCTATTAGACACAGGGCATTTCGCTCTAGAAGAAAAAGGCCATGAAATAGCAAACTACATTTTGACGTTTTTAAAAAAGCATAAAATTAGCTAA
- a CDS encoding MATE family efflux transporter, giving the protein MHSNELGTEKIDKLIAQQGIPAAIGFLVMSIYMIVDTIFIGHWVGSLGIAAITVVLPITFLIASFGMSIGIGGASVISRALGANDEPHAQKVFGNQITLTMAIALFFVLVGLFFEEELLLLFGAQGAIMPHAKAYFKIILLGVPFLSWAMMSNHVIRAQGFPKIAMNVMLLPAILNLILDPIFIYILDWGLEGAALATIISYFASALYTLWFFIKGESDLKIRRQILHLEFSTVKEIAALGFVSLARQGVISLLSIILNHSLYTYGSEVYISVYGIINRVMMFSMFPITGITQGFLPITSYNFGANQYDRVKETIRKSIGYGSVIAISIYAIILFFRTPIVQIFSSEEQILAVTPEAMTIVFMATPFILIQLIGSSYYQAIGKAMPALLLTLTKQGFFLIPLVYILPKFWGIYGIWYAFPIADILSTIVTFVFLRRAYRSLGKSPQ; this is encoded by the coding sequence ATGCATTCCAATGAGTTAGGTACCGAAAAAATCGACAAACTTATTGCTCAACAAGGCATTCCTGCTGCAATTGGCTTTTTAGTTATGTCTATTTATATGATTGTAGATACTATATTTATAGGACATTGGGTAGGCTCTTTGGGCATTGCAGCCATCACTGTTGTTCTACCAATTACATTTTTAATTGCCTCTTTTGGAATGTCAATTGGAATTGGGGGAGCATCTGTGATTTCAAGAGCATTGGGTGCAAATGACGAGCCGCATGCTCAAAAAGTTTTTGGCAATCAGATTACGCTAACGATGGCGATTGCCTTGTTTTTTGTTTTGGTAGGGCTGTTTTTTGAGGAAGAATTATTGCTCCTATTTGGTGCCCAAGGAGCAATTATGCCCCACGCCAAAGCCTATTTTAAGATCATTTTACTAGGAGTTCCCTTTTTGTCTTGGGCAATGATGAGCAACCATGTAATCCGAGCACAAGGTTTTCCCAAAATAGCAATGAATGTAATGTTACTTCCTGCTATTCTAAATCTAATCTTGGACCCTATTTTTATTTATATACTAGACTGGGGTTTGGAGGGGGCAGCCTTAGCAACAATTATTTCCTATTTTGCTAGTGCCCTTTATACCTTGTGGTTCTTTATCAAAGGCGAAAGTGATTTAAAAATCAGACGCCAAATCCTGCATTTAGAGTTTTCTACCGTCAAAGAAATTGCAGCATTAGGTTTTGTTTCCTTGGCACGCCAAGGAGTTATTAGCCTTCTATCAATTATTCTAAATCATTCGCTTTATACCTACGGCAGTGAGGTTTATATTTCTGTTTATGGAATCATCAATCGAGTAATGATGTTTAGTATGTTTCCAATTACAGGCATTACACAAGGTTTTTTGCCAATCACTAGTTATAATTTTGGAGCCAACCAATACGATCGAGTCAAAGAAACCATCCGAAAATCCATTGGTTATGGAAGTGTAATTGCCATTTCTATTTATGCCATAATTCTATTTTTCCGAACACCAATTGTTCAAATTTTTTCTTCAGAAGAACAAATTTTAGCCGTTACACCAGAAGCCATGACAATTGTTTTTATGGCAACTCCCTTCATCTTAATTCAATTGATTGGTTCCTCTTATTATCAAGCCATTGGCAAAGCCATGCCAGCTTTGCTATTAACGCTAACCAAACAAGGTTTTTTCTTGATTCCATTGGTGTATATTCTGCCCAAATTTTGGGGCATCTATGGCATTTGGTATGCGTTTCCGATTGCTGATATATTGTCTACAATTGTGACCTTTGTATTTCTTCGACGGGCCTATCGCTCACTAGGCAAAAGCCCTCAATAA
- a CDS encoding sensor histidine kinase produces MKFLKNYNNLFLRNVLIVLGTFYVIGAINVLFFIKQSISFSFFILPTFLGILIAFLITKNTILNQEYLKEKERVSLSLREKEILLKEVHHRVKNNLQIITSLLGLQSSFIPDEHIKELFQHCQYRINSMAIVHEILYQDDNLATINLQNYLEKLLGLLLDSMKGKDCDFELRIETQNIELNIDTIIPLGLLINECFTNSLKYGYKDKNKGILYVKIKKLTPPNLSLEIGDYGTGYSPTINFRTSNSLGLKIIKNLSIQLLGEIKRDNSKKGTHYSMDFQQI; encoded by the coding sequence ATGAAATTCTTGAAAAACTACAATAATCTTTTCTTAAGGAATGTCCTTATTGTATTGGGGACCTTTTATGTCATTGGGGCAATAAATGTACTTTTTTTTATCAAGCAAAGTATCAGTTTTAGCTTTTTTATCTTACCAACTTTTTTAGGTATTTTAATTGCCTTTTTAATCACCAAAAATACCATTCTAAATCAAGAATATTTAAAAGAAAAGGAACGAGTTAGTCTTTCACTAAGAGAAAAAGAAATCTTGCTGAAAGAAGTCCATCATAGAGTTAAAAATAACCTTCAAATTATAACAAGTTTATTGGGGTTGCAGTCTAGTTTTATTCCTGATGAGCATATCAAAGAGTTATTTCAGCATTGCCAATATAGGATTAATTCAATGGCCATTGTTCATGAAATTTTATATCAGGATGATAATTTGGCAACGATTAATCTACAAAATTACCTCGAAAAGCTTTTAGGGTTATTGCTGGATTCTATGAAAGGAAAAGATTGTGATTTTGAATTGAGAATAGAGACCCAAAATATCGAGCTAAATATTGATACTATTATCCCTTTGGGCTTACTGATTAATGAATGTTTTACCAATTCATTAAAATATGGCTACAAAGATAAAAACAAAGGGATCTTATATGTAAAAATCAAGAAGTTGACGCCCCCTAACTTAAGCTTAGAAATTGGCGACTATGGTACTGGTTATTCTCCAACTATAAATTTTAGAACTAGCAATTCCCTTGGGTTAAAAATTATTAAAAATTTATCGATCCAGTTATTGGGAGAAATTAAACGAGACAACTCTAAAAAAGGAACGCACTATAGCATGGATTTTCAACAAATTTGA